The following proteins are co-located in the Silene latifolia isolate original U9 population chromosome 1, ASM4854445v1, whole genome shotgun sequence genome:
- the LOC141641438 gene encoding uncharacterized protein LOC141641438, translated as MNSSKKQYEIKRFLSQNNVGLFGLLETKIKASNWNKVRSSLCDDWSIVTNTSLHKGGRVWLIWDPSMFQLNIIDITAQCIHAEAYDKVRKKMFWITMIYGFNKPVERESLWLSLKGYYQSINGAWITCGDFNSVMAIDERIGGAPVSLADIKPLQQVVQDCLFDHCPCLISFEEVVVTRKPAFKYFNMWSKAHNFAEMVASNWEPKVHGTLMFQVVTKLKRLKGGLKALNKDQFSDIEKLTHATELALLHFQTLLREDPLNDGLCKAEKACAQEVIWMHKVRDDYLQQKAKIQWVLDGDDNTAYFHASIRKRRSRNKVYQVRDMNDKLCSKYDEIRNAFEEYYVSLLGTSKQVTKVNKRVVQAGNCLNSQHCNLLMSHITSEEIKRAMFSIPGTKAPGPDGYSSQFFKDCWHIVGQEVCNAIKNVFHTGQLLKQCNNTVITLVPKVDLPDNVKQFRPIACCNTIYKCLSKVLCTRLSKVLPDIICQSQSAFIQGRDIVGNILICQDLIRLYNRKTCSPRMLMKLDLQKAYDSIEWSFVEEMLKYLGFPELWIKLLMQCISTPSYSIALNGETFGFFKASGLVLNTRKSNFYCNGMEDWLITEIARATGMKKGSAPFKYLGVTVAPKRLSVLNCSCLVDKVVERIKGLGARQLSYAGRLVLVKAIEHKADHLWVKWVHAVYIKDKQWIDYEPTNNSSWAWRKICQIKTIFKEMLRQSSGQYSIRDGYVWLRPNGDKSDWYQWAKNSWVTPKHGFICWVAGYGKLLTQDRLMRMYIATANTCYLCAEQTESHAHLFFECEYSRKCCQLVTAWCQEVLPEKDCILWWCRKRYRSLCRKKVMGCVIAGLMYHIWHARNVARVDCLMTRPEQLMRVLQNDVRFRIRKYMEICKDSTTKTWMSNL; from the exons ATGAATAGTAGTAAGAAGCAGTATGAAATAAAGAGATTCCTCTCTCAGAATAATGTAGGTCTTTTTGGACTATTAGAAACCAAAATAAAAGCTAGTAATTGGAATAAAGTTCGTAGCTCTCTTTGTGATGACTGGTCTATTGTTACTAATACCAGTTTGCATAAGGGGGGTAGAGTTTGGCTGATTTGGGACCCCTCTATGTTTCAGTTGAACATTATTGATATAACTGCTCAGTGTATTCATGCTGAGGCATATGATAAAGTGAGGAAAAAGATGTTTTGGATCACTATGATTTATGGGTTTAACAAACCTGTGGAAAGGGAAAGCTTATGGCTTAGTTTGAAGGGTTATTATCAGAGTATTAATGGTGCTTGGATAACTTGTGGTGATTTTAACTCTGTGATGGCTATAGATGAGAGAATTGGAGGTGCTCCTGTCTCCTTAGCTGATATTAAACCTCTTCAGCAAGTAGTTCAGGACT GTCTCTTTGACCATTGCCCCTGCCTAATCAGTTTTGAAGAAGTTGTTGTGACTAGAAAACCTGCTTTCAAGTATTTCAACATGTGGTCCAAGGCTCATAATTTTGCAGAGATGGTTGCTAGCAACTGGGAGCCTAAGGTGCATGGTACCCTAATGTTTCAGGTTGTTACCAAGTTAAAAAGACTTAAGGGGGGATTGAAAGCTCTTAACAAAGATCAGTTTAGTGATATTGAGAAGCTTACTCATGCCACTGAACTTGCTCTTCTTCATTTTCAAACCCTTCTTCGTGAGGATCCTCTGAATGATGGCTTATGTAAAGCTGAGAAGGCTTGTGCTCAGGAAGTTATTTGGATGCATAAGGTAAGAGATGATTACTTACAGCAAAAAGCTAAAATTCAGTGGGTTTTAGATGGGGATGATAATACAGCATACTTTCATGCTAGCATTAGGAAAAGAAGGTCTAGAAACAAGGTTTATCAGGTGAGGGATATGAATGATAAACTTTGTTCTAAGTATGATGAGATTAGGAATGCTTTTGAGGAGTATTATGTCTCTCTTCTTGGGACTTCTAAGCAGGTCACTAAGGTGAATAAGAGGGTGGTGCAAGCTGGTAATTGCTTGAATAGTCAGCATTGTAATTTGCTTATGTCCCATATTACTTCTGAGGAGATTAAAAGGGCTATGTTCTCTATTCCTGGCACTAAAGCCCCTGGACCAGATGGGTACAGTAGTCAATTCTTTAAAGACTGCTGGCACATTGTTGGTCAGGAGGTTTGTAATGCCATTAAGAATGTCTTTCACACTGGACAGCTCTTGAAACAATGTAATAACACAGTGATTACACTTGTTCCTAAGGTGGATTTACCTGATAATGTCAAGCAGTTCAGGCCTATAGCCTGCTGCAATACCATTTACAAGTGCCTTTCCAAAGTGTTATGTACCAGATTGAGTAAGGTTTTGCCTGATATAATCTGTCAGTCCCAGAGTGCCTTCATTCAGGGCCGTGATATTGTAGGGAACATTCTAATTTGCCAAGACCTAATAAGGTTATATAATAGGAAGACTTGTTCCCCAAGGATGTTGATGAAACTTGACCTCCAAAAAGCATATGACTCTATTGAGTGGTCATTTGTGGAGGAGATGTTGAAGTATTTGGGTTTCCCTGAGCTTTGGATCAAATTACTTATGCAGTGCATCTCTACTCCATCCTATTCCATTGCTTTGAATGGGGAAACTTTTGGTTTTTTCAAAG CTTCAGGTCTGGTGCTTAACACAAGGAAGTCTAATTTTTACTGTAATGGCATGGAGGATTGGTTGATCACTGAGATTGCAAGAGCTACAGGTATGAAGAAAGGATCTGCTCCTTTTAAATACTTGGGTGTGACTGTGGCTCCAAAAAGGCTATCAGTTTTGAACTGTAGTTGTCTTGTTGATAAAGTGGTGGAGAGAATTAAGGGGTTGGGGGCTAGGCAGCTGTCATATGCTGGCAGACTTGTGCTTGTGAAAGCT ATTGAACACAAGGCTGACCATCTATGGGTTAAGTGGGTGCATGCTGTGTACATTAAGGATAAGCAATGGATTGATTATGAACCTACTAATAACTCCAGTTGGGCTTGGAGGAAAATTTGTCAAATCAAAACTATTTTTAAGGAGATGTTGAGACAGAGCAGTGGACAGTACAGTATTAGGGATGGATATGTTTGGCTGAGACCTAATGGTGATAAGAGTGACTGGTATCAGTGGGCAAAAAATTCTTGGGTAACTCCTAAGCATGGGTTTATTTGTTGGGTTGCTGGATATGGAAAATTGTTGACTCAAGATCGCCTGATGAGGATGTATATTGCCACTGCAAATACCTGCTATTTATGTGCTGAACAGACTGAATCACATGCTCATCTCTTCTTTGAATGTGAGTATAGCAGGAAATGTTGTCAGTTGGTTACTGCATGGTGTCAGGAGGTGCTGCCTGAGAAGGACTGTATTCTCTGGTGGTGTAGGAAAAGATACCGTTCCTTATGCAGGAAGAAGGTTATGGGGTGTGTTATAGCTGGTTTGATGTACCATATATGGCATGCTCGGAATGTTGCTAGGGTGGACTGTTTGATGACAAGGCCTGAGCAGCTGATGAGGGTACTACAGAATGATGTTAGATTTCGCATTAGAAAGTATATGGAAATATGTAAGGATAGTACAACTAAGACTTGGATGAGTAATTTGTAA